A stretch of Malus sylvestris chromosome 11, drMalSylv7.2, whole genome shotgun sequence DNA encodes these proteins:
- the LOC126588779 gene encoding protein ENHANCED DOWNY MILDEW 2-like, whose product MESSDDEAEAVLQSVSNYHFVDDKDEPISFHVLPIEWSEGERQDGKKMQIFVRGTADNGLQKLYKHVIAWRFDLSNVHPEISVLSKENNWLKLQKPRKSFEEVIRSILITVQFLHYVRRNPETSGKSLWDHLSKVFSLYEVKPSENGLVNHIPLISEALKRDDALAKCKFLVNLLEEKTNKRKLYDQDIQATTKPGFIVDDTEEDMIDAEDESNDDDNLFDSVCAFCDDGGDLLRCEGRCLRSFHATVKDGEHSMCETLGFTQDEVEAIQNFFCKNCQHKQHQCYACGKLGSSDKSSGAEVFPCVSATCGQFYHPHCIAKLIYKDNGVSAEELEKKIALGESFTCPIHKCCICEQGENKKDPQLQFAVCRRCPKSYHRKCLPEEIVFEKTKEDEEDEDEEEEDEEEEDTEDEGTTTRAWEHLLPNRVLIYCTKHEMIKDIETPIRDHIKFPRVKEKRTTFIRKKTDFVEKKKKGTSESLQDREISVTNKRKLSTKEFSRGQTAHMISKEKLKSSSTAKVGGSRISKKLPAGLDTSRKLKVNCALKKKAKISVAGEQNTSLGDQLYAYRKESLQMKSGKQGKPDGERDLAIFNPASKKLTSAPPSLDAATERRLLSLMKDAASSITLKDVIRKHTVPSTHQSSSKNAVERSITMGKVEGSIEAVRTALRKLEEGCSAEDSEAVCAPEVVHQIYKWKNKLRVYLAPFMHGMRYTSFGRHFTKVDKLKEIADRLHWYAKDGDTIVDFCCGANDFSIVMKKKLEETGKNCFYKNYDCIQPKNDFCFEKRDWMKVKPKELPKGSQLIMGLNPPFGVKAALANKFIDKALEFNPKLLILIVPPETQRLNEKKSPYDLIWEDTQFLSGKSFYLPGSIDANDKQLDQWNVTPPPLYLWSRPDWSADIKSIAQEHGHITASQGYTKDHSDSLNNGRSIGNNDQYGEAPMLIDGGIKPESPGDGNNIIDEICKEILPRIQPAEKGDQHSEPGNSGSSMQFGTTYGGTKFNIADDTGRRSFSMSSDEPYSSLTHRWSTGPNSGYRATNLEEPFVGHTRERLDSLGCRPYLNEAEDALRRESDVCSKIRLYGQQDFDSSRSNYLVGQDSVSGQIGSYSSTDSHSHPGPAAELWYRMNTSVMQRYAPRLDELNHTRMGRLGSEPALGYQPQMSSSDGTFDPRAPQPGQHGGSMGFAPCPHQSYSNQNSAGWLNE is encoded by the exons ATGGAATCGTCGGATGATGAGGCGGAGGCGGTGCTGCAATCCGTTTCAAATTACCATTTTGTAGATGACAAGGATGAACCCATCTCATTTCACGTTCTGCCAATTGAGTGGAGTGAGGGTGAGAGGCAAGACGGCAAGAAAATGCAGATATTTGTGCGTGGCACTGCTGATAATGGGCTTCAGAAACTGTATAAGCATGTTATCGCATGGCGGTTTGAtctttccaatgtccatcctgaGATATCGGTGCTCTCTAAGGAAAATAACTGGCTCAAGCTTCAGAAGCCGAGGAAAAGCTTCGAGGAAGTAATAAGGTCAATCTTGATAACAGTGCAGTTCCTTCACTATGTGAGGAGAAATCCTGAGACATCCGGCAAATCTTTGTGGGATCACTTATCTAAAGTTTTCAG CTTGTACGAGGTCAAGCCTTCTGAGAATGGCCTGGTGAATCACATTCCTCTAATTAGTGAAGCTCTTAAACGGGATGATGCGTTAGCAAAGTGCAAG TTTTTAGTCAATTTACTTGAAGAGAAGACCAACAAGAGGAAACTGTATGATCAG GACATTCAAGCTACAACAAAACCTGGATTTATAGTTGATGATACGGAAGAAGATATGATTGACGCTGAAGACGAGTCCAACGACGATGATAACCTGTTTGATTCTGTTTGTGCTTTTTGTGATGATGGTGGCGATCTTTTGCG TTGTGAAGGGAGATGCCTAAGGTCATTTCACGCAACTGTCAAGGATGGTGAGCATTCTATGTGTGAGACCCTTGGCTTTACCCAGGATGAAGTAGAA GCAATTCAAAACTTCTTCTGCAAGAACTGTCAACATAAACAACATCAATGCTATGCTTGTGGGAAGTTAGGCTCCTCTGATAAATCTTCAGGGGCTGAG GTCTTCCCCTGTGTTTCTGCAACCTGTGGTCAATTTTACCATCCACATTGCATTGCAAAACTCATTTATAAAGACAATGGAGTCTCTGCTGAAGAACTTGAGAAAAAAATTGCTCTGGGGGAATCTTTTACGTGTCCGATTCATAAATGCTGCATTTGTGAACAAGGAGAgaacaagaaggatcctcagtTGCAGTTTGCTGTGTGTCGGCGTTGTCCTAAATCCTACCACAGGAAATGCTTGCCAGA GGAGATTGTAtttgaaaaaacaaaggaaGATGAAGAGGATGAAGACGAAGAGGAGGAAGACGAAGAGGAGGAAGACACAGAGGATGAAGGTACAACAACAAGAGCTTGGGAACATCTATTACCTAACCGTGTACTAATATATTGCAC AAAACATGAGATGATTAAAGACATTGAAACGCCAATAAGGGACCACATAAAATTCCCTAGAGTTAAAGAAAAGAGGACTACCTTTATTCGAAAGAAGACCGATTTtgtagagaaaaagaaaaaagggacaTCAGAATCCCTTCAAGATAGAGAGATATCTGTGACGAATAAGAGAAAGCTTTCCACCAAAGAATTCTCTAGGGGTCAAACTGCTCATATGATATCTAAAGAGAAGCTGAAGTCATCTTCTACCGCAAAAGTGGGTGGTAGCAGAATTAGTAAAAAACTACCTGCTGGGTTAGATACATCAAGAAAGCTGAAAGTgaattgtgctttgaaaaagaaAGCTAAGATTTCTGTGGCTGGGGAACAAAATACCTCATTGGGTGATCAGCTATATGCCTATAGGAAGGAGTCTTTGCAAATGAAGTCGGGGAAGCAGGGCAAACCTGATGGGGAGCGTGATTTGGCAATATTTAATCCTGCCTCAAAAAAGTTGACCAGCGCACCACCATCTTTAGATGCAGCTACAGAGAGGAG GCTATTGTCTTTAATGAAAGATGCTGCGTCTTCAATAACTCTGAAAGATGTTATAAGAAAGCACACAGTTCCATCGACTCATCAATCCTCATCCAAAAATGCTGTGGAAAGGAGCATTACAATGGGAAAGGTAGAAGGCTCAATTGAG GCTGTTCGAACGGCGTTACGGAAACTAGAGGAAGGATGCAGTGCTGAAGATTCAGAGGCTGTTTGTGCTCCTGAGGTTGTTCACCAGATTTACAAGTGGAAG AACAAGCTGAGAGTATATCTTGCACCTTTCATGCATGGAATGCGCTACACGTCCTTTGGTCGTCATTTTACAAAGGTGGACAAATTAAAAGAG ATTGCTGATAGGCTCCATTGGTATGCAAAAGATGGAGATACG ATAGTGGACTTCTGTTGTGGTGCCAATGATTTCAGCATTGTAATGAAGAAGAAACTTGAAGAGACGGGGAAGAATTGCTTTTATAAAAACTATGACTGTATTCAACCGAAG AATGATTTCTGTTTTGAGAAGAGAGATTGGATGAAAGTAAAACCAAAGGAGTTACCGAAAGGGTCACAATTG ATCATGGGGTTAAACCCTCCTTTCGGAGTTAAAGCAGCTTTGGCAAACAAGTTCATTGACAAGGCTCTTGAGTTCAATCCAAAGCTCCTTATTCTTATTGTTCCACCAGAAACTCAAAG GTTAAATGAAAAGAAATCGCCTTATGATTTGATCTGGGAGGATACCCAGTTTCTGTCAGGAAAG TCTTTTTATCTCCCCGGATCTATTGATGCGAATGACAAACAATTGGATCAATGGAATGTAACGCCGCCACCACTCTATCTCTGGAGTCGTCCTGATTGGTCTGCTGACATCAAGTCCATAGCCCAAGAGCATGGTCACATCACTGCATCACAAGGTTATACGAAAGATCATTCCGACTCTTTAAATAACGGTCGGTCAATAGGTAATAATGATCAATATGGTGAAGCGCCTATGCTGATTGATGGTGGCATAAAACCCGAGAGTCCTGGGGATGGGAACAACATTATTGATGAGATATGCAAGGAAATTCTGCCACGCATTCAGCCTGCTGAAAAAGGAGATCAGCATTCTGAGCCTGGCAACTCTGGTTCAAGCATGCAGTTCGGAACTACTTATGGTGGGACAAAGTTCAACATTGCTGATGACACAGGTAGAAGGAGCTTCTCCATGAGCAGTGATGAGCCTTACTCGAGTCTGACTCATAGATGGTCTACCGGTCCCAATTCTGGTTATAGGGCTACAAACTTGGAGGAACCGTTTGTGGGGCACACGAGAGAGAGATTGGATAGCCTTGGTTGTAGACCATATTTGAATGAGGCAGAAGATGCATTGAGGAGGGAGTCTGACGTATGCTCTAAGATTCGCCTTTATGGTCAGCAAGATTTTGATTCTTCAAGAAGTAATTATTTGGTGGGTCAGGATTCTGTGAGTGGACAGATTGGATCGTATTCATCTACTGACAGCCATAGTCATCCTGGTCCAGCAGCTGAGTTATGGTACAGAATGAACACATCAGTCATGCAGCGGTATGCACCTCGGTTGGATGAATTGAACCACACGAGGATGGGCCGCTTAGGATCTGAACCTGCTTTAGGATATCAACCGCAAATGTCCAGTAGCGACGGCACTTTTGATCCCAGGGCACCCCAGCCCGGTCAACATGGTGGCTCCATGGGTTTTGCTCCCTGTCCTCACCAAAGCTATTCGAACCAAAATTCAGCAGGTTGGCTGAATGAGTAA
- the LOC126588782 gene encoding long-chain-alcohol O-fatty-acyltransferase-like, translated as MEGEIYNFIKVCFLANISLCYCFYISSRIPKGILRLLSLLPVLYLFILLPLNLHSFHLGGPTTFLLVWLATFKLLLFSFDHGPLSSPPPLPLFQFISLAILPIKIKQNPPQKSPSNQNPDHKIPPNATKSDNTSYPIGKKSILFAVKALLLALVVGSYDYRQHLHPYVILALYCCHLYLGLEILLPLFATPARAVFGFELEPHSNEPYLSTSLQDFWGRRWNLMVTKILRPTTYYPVRNVFTRVVGPRLARFLAMMSTFVVSGLMHEVIYYYLARVPPTWEVTWFFVLHGVCVVIEVEVKKAVANRWRLKPVVSWPLTLLFLAVTANWLFFPQLLRNGVDVKAINEYPVMVDFVKSHLPLNFYWWKS; from the coding sequence ATGGAGGGTGAAATCTACAACTTCATCAAGGTATGTTTCCTAGCCAACATATCTCTGTGTTATTGTTTCTACATATCATCCAGAATCCCAAAGGGCATCCTCAggctcctctctctcctccccgtCCTCTACCTCTTCATCCTCCTTCCCTTAAACCTCCATTCCTTCCACCTTGGTGGGCCCACCACCTTCTTGCTCGTCTGGCTTGCCACCTTCAAGCTCCTCCTCTTCTCCTTTGATCATGGCCCTCTATCTTCTCCACCCCCACTACCCCTCTTCCAATTCATCTCCCTAGCTATCCTCCCAATCAAAATCAAGCAAAACCCACCTCAAAAATCACCCTCAAATCAGAACCCAGATCACAAAATCCCCCCAAACGCCACAAAATCTGACAACACAAGTTACCCAATTggtaaaaagtcaattctgttTGCTGTAAAAGCCTTGCTTTTGGCTTTGGTCGTCGGATCATATGACTATAGGCAACATTTACACCCGTATGTTATCTTGGCTTTGTACTGCTGCCACCTGTACCTGGGGCTAGAAATTTTGCTACCCCTGTTTGCGACCCCGGCTCGAGCCGTTTTTGGATTTGAGCTCGAGCCGCATTCCAACGAGCCTTACCTTTCTACTTCGCTTCAAGACTTTTGGGGCCGTAGATGGAACCTCATGGTCACAAAGATTTTACGACCCACTACGTACTACCCCGTACGCAATGTTTTCACGCGTGTAGTCGGGCCTCGATTGGCCCGATTTCTCGCTATGATGTCCACTTTTGTGGTCTCAGGTCTAATGCACGAGGTGATTTATTACTATCTGGCACGTGTGCCTCCGACGTGGGAAGTGACATGGTTCTTTGTGCTGCATGGGGTGTGTGTGGTAATCGAGGTGGAGGTCAAGAAGGCAGTGGCCAACAGGTGGCGGTTAAAACCGGTGGTTTCGTGGCCGTTGACGTTGTTGTTCTTGGCTGTGACGGCCAATTGGCTGTTCTTCCCTCAGCTGCTTAGAAATGGCGTGGATGTGAAGGCTATAAATGAGTATCCAGTTATGGTGGATTTTGTCAAGTCCCACCTACCCTTAAACTTTTATTGGTGGAAAAGTTAG